One window of the Psilocybe cubensis strain MGC-MH-2018 chromosome 12, whole genome shotgun sequence genome contains the following:
- a CDS encoding Cytochrome P450 monooxygenase 205 — MSPTLSQALGSTWQYASDIFANRPVLTVLIGGSAWLFSRVLYQMFLYPRFFSPLRSVPGPPLGHPIYGQFVTILRGEVGIPQRGWVKEHGSVVRVVGPIGIERLIFMRPEALHKILVSDWVDYPRPNFMRSVLALVTGHGLLTVTGNDHKQMRRAMNPAFSIPNLMAQREIYWGPIEGLIDILNNELSNGGDQSVGKQVLMYEWLSKVTLDIICETAFGYQTDSLHNPHNELAEAYEILTSLQTGPNISRLIAVISLPGAARFLNSEWAYKNRHLFEYIPLLPTLIPFVDSMHRIRAVSAQMLAEKMSDSAVSLSDSETKRDIMSLLVRARQADSKAGGYAMSDQAMMDQVLTFLGAGHETTASGLAWTLWLLAKDPETQRKLREEVSPIFAENPRPDYRFLKDLTWLDCVLQESLRLMPPAPMTFRQAAKSDYIDDIYVPKGTLFYIPIRVINTWTEIWGPDAEEWNPRRWLNLPPKYNATFSSLSFLAGPHACIGKTMAIMEMKTVLAALINSFEFSPAYEGQVPQPTAAVTMKPKDNMPLRIRKVVA; from the exons ATGTCCCCCACACTCTCTCAAGCACTTGGATCGACCTGGCAGTACGCCTCTGACATATTTGCCAACCGTCCTGTTCTTACTGTTCTCATCGGAGGATCAG CATGGCTATTCTCCAGGGTACTCTACCAAATGTTCCTCTACCCCCGCTTCTTCTCTCCCCTCCGTTCAGTTCCAGGTCCTCCTCTAGGGCACCCAATTTACGGTCAATTCGTCACGATCCTTAGAGGCGAAGTAGGAATTCCCCAGCGTGGATGGGTCAAAGAGCATGGGTCCGTCGTCCGCGTCGTAGGCCCCATCGGCATTGAGCGGCTCATCTTCATGAGACCCGAAGCCCTCCATAAAATCCTCGTCAGCGACTGGGTGGATTATCCACGC CCCAATTTTATGCGAAGCGTTCTTGCCTTAGTCACTGGCCACGGCCTCCTTACTGTCACAGGGAACGACCACAAGCAAATGCGGCGCGCTATGAACCCCGCATTCTCCATTCCTAATCTAATGGCTC AAAGGGAAATATATTGGGGTCCAATAGAAGG ACTAATCGATATATTGAACAACGAACTTTCGAATGGTGGAGATCAATCGGTAGGAAAGCAAGTCCTCATGTACGAATGGT TAAGCAAAGTCACCCTCGACATCATCTGCGAAACCGCATTCGGATACCAAACAGATTCTCTCCATAACCCGCACAACGAGCTCGCCGAAGCATACGAAATATTGACTAGTTTGCAGACAG GCCCGAATATCTCCAGGCTCATCGCTGTCATCTCCCTCCCAGGCGCCGCGCGTTTCCTAAACTCAGAATGGGCATACAAAAATCGACATCTATTCGAGTATATTCCGCTCCTTC CAACACTCATTCCCTTCGTCGATTCCATGCACCGCATCCGCGCCGTCTCCGCTCAAATGCTCGCCGAGAAAATGTCCGACTCCGCTGTGTCCCTCTCCGACTCCGAAACGAAGCGCGATATCATGAGCCTCCTAGTGCGTGCGCGACAGGCAGACAGCAAAGCTGGCGGGTACGCCATGAGCGACCAGGCAATGATGGACCAAGTC TTGACATTTTTAGGCGCCGGGCACGAAACTACTGCGTCCGGTTTAGCTTGG ACACTCTGGCTTCTCGCCAAGGATCCCGAGACGCAACGGAAACTGCGCGAAGAAGTATCACCTATCTTTGCCGAAAACCCACGACCAGACTACCGTTTCTTGAAGGATCTTACATGGCTTGATTGCGTACT CCAAGAAAGTCTCCGCCTGATGCCCCCTGCGCCTATGACATTCCGCCAAGCCGCAAAGTCTGACTACATAGACGACATCTACGTCCCCAAAGgcacactattctacattcCC ATCCGCGTGATCAACACCTGGACAGAGATATGGGGCCCAGATGCGGAAGAGTGGAATCCGCGCCGCTGGCTGAACCTCCCGCCGAAATACAACGCGACGTTCTCCTCGCTGTCGTTCCTTGCTGGTCCACACGCATGCATCGGCAAGACGATGGCAATCATGGAGATGAAGACCGTCCTCGC GGCGCTGATCAATAGCTTTGAGTTTTCACCTGCGTATGAGGGCCAGGTGCCACAGCCTACGGCGGCAGTTACTATGA AGCCCAAAGATAACATGCCTCTCCGTATTCGCAAAGTTGTTGCTTGA
- a CDS encoding Serine/threonine-protein kinase AFC2, with amino-acid sequence MDDNQSSSGSENFVSSNVQKNDVIADDYLAVELINSGYSGEVWRCESKSCARVVAIKVMYTVGESVRATRAAHVSALLKNSSSVDASFICGLAETVFHLRHPCLVFELYGMNLKEMITKENVLPLPLFQIKAIMWQVCNGVASHTDIKPENVVLVDDQTTTVSDISPDGAFYNKNTCLKNVVSNVQIKIIDLEDSVTSPRNLHFVPGTMGYRAPEVYGGVGWGFPVDVFAVGCLTFEIFTGLSLFPKTDDVREYFFCMERLLGHFAPGQAQDISEMHPAIFRTKTRVPKVRGAAINAKVRNKLLRHVADVKWFKKSINQSDAVEFISMCTAVDPHRRLTIESALRHRFFTKFSRVKLN; translated from the exons ATGGATGACAATCAGTCATCCAGTGGGTCTGAAAACTTTGT GTCATCAAATGTCCAGAAGAACGACGTCATAGCAGACGACT ATCTTGCCGTCGAACTAATAAATTCCGGATACTCTGGTGAAGTGTGGAGATGCGAAAGTAAAAGCTGTGCCCGCGTCGTCGCGATTAAAGTTATGTATACCGTCGGTGAGAGTGTGCGGGCCACCCGTGCCGCGCACGTATCTGCATTATTGAAAAATTCTTCATCTGTGGATGCAAG TTTTATTTGTGGTCTGGCGGAAACTGTCTTTCACCTCCGTCATCCTTGTCTCGTATTCGAATTGTATGGAATGAATCTCAAGGAAATGATAACAAAGGAAAATGTGCTTCCCCTTCCTTTGTTCCAAATCAAGGCCATAATGTGGCAAGTATGTAACGGTGTGGCAT CGCATACGGACATCAAGCCTGAGAACGTCGTTCTCGTCGATGACCAAACGACTACTGTGTCTGATATCAGTCCAGATGGCGCTTTTTACAACAAA AATACGTGTTTGAAGAACGTTGTGTCTAATGTCCAAATCAAAATCATTGACCTCGAAGATTCTGTCACAAGTCCTCGTAACCTCCATTTTGTCCCCGGTACAATGGGGTATCGTGCTCCGGAAGTGTATGGTG GTGTCGGTTGGGGTTTCCCTGTCGATGTCTTCGCTGTCGGATGTTTAACATTCGAGATCTTTACGGGTTTGTCATTGTTTCCGAAGACAGATGATGTTCGGGAGTATTTTTTCTGTATGGAGAGGCTGCTTGGACATTTCGCTCCGGGTCAGGCTCAAGATATCAGTGAAATGCATCCAGCGATATTCCGAACTAAAACTAGGGTCCCGAAAGTCCGTGGCGCAGCAATCAATGCTAAAGTTCGCAACAAGCTTTTGCGCCATGTGGCCGATGTCAAGTGGTTCAAG AAATCAATCAACCAGTCAGACGCAGTGGAATTTATATCTATGTGTACTGCAGTCGACCCTCATCGCAGACTCACTATCGAATCCGCTCTACGCCATCGGTTTTTCACGAAATTTTCGCGTGTCAAGTTAAACTAG
- a CDS encoding Ornithine carbamoyltransferase, mitochondrial has translation MKPPHIMTLADLSPRQINHIITHAHSLKIRSQKWLAPHIPIHQQNASSKLRQNMRLPSQSLFSKTIALLFSKRSTRTRIAAETSAELLGGRALFLGREDIQLGVNESARDTAQVISGMCQGIFARVGDHSEIEELAQYSKVPVLNALSSLWHPTQILADLLTLHENAGAFSREALEEEKKNMKRMTPILPELPPLTIAYVGDCANVLNDMLVTYPRLGHKVKVAAPLQYRSPPEVMARVKELGCDQNIEWFEDPKEAVWNANVIVNDTWISMGQEAEKADRLKAFEGYQVTEELCKFASPDWRFMHCLPRKPHEVNDAVFYGPRSLAFPEAENRKWTIMALFDLQFGRWNLDPPKPETAFIEDEVVSEVEGEEAKPKEE, from the exons ATGAAACCTCCACATATTATGACCCTGGCGGACCTTTCGCCTCGTCAAATCAATCATATTATTACTCATGCCCACTCCCTCAAGATTCGCTCGCAAAAATGGCTTGCGCCCCACATCCCCATCCACCAACAAAACGCAAGCAGCAAGCTCAGGCAAAACATGCGCCTGCCCTCGCAGTCACTATTTTCAAAAACGATTGCCCTTCTCTTTTCAAAGAGAAGCACCAGGACGCGGATTGCTGCGGAGACTAGTGCCGAGCTGTTGGGAGGACGAGCGCTGTTTTTAGGCCGCGAGGACATTCAGCTGGGTGTCAATGAGTCGGCGCGAGACACTGCGCAGGTTATCTCTGGGATGTGCCAGGGCATATTTGCTCGTGTCGGAGACCACTCCGAAATCGAG GAATTGGCCCAATACTCCAAGGTCCCCGTGTTGAATGCGTTGTCCTCTCTGTGGCACCCAACACAGATCCTGGCGGACTTGCTTACCCTCCACGAAAACGCGGGCGCCTTTTCGAGGGAAGCccttgaagaagagaagaagaacatgAAAAGGATGACACCTATACTTCCCGAACTGCCCCCCCTGACCATCGCGTACGTCGGCGACTGCGCGAATGTGCTCAACGACATGCTCGTAACGTACCCCCGACTTGGACACAAGGTCAAGGTCGCTGCCCCGCTCCAGTACCGTTCGCCCCCTGAAGTAATGGCACGCGTCAAGGAACTTGGATGCGATCAGAATATTGAGTGGTTCGAAGATCCCAAAGAAGCAGTTTGGAATGCGAATGTGATCGTCAATGACACCTG GATATCCATGGGTCAGGAAGCCGAGAAGGCGGACCGGCTCAAAGCATTCGAGGGCTACCAGGTGACCGAAGAGCTCTGCAAATTTGCCAGCCCCGACTGGCGGTTCATGCACTGCCTTCCCCGAAAGCCTCATGAAGTCAATGATGCA GTTTTCTATGGCCCCCGATCACTTGCCTTCCCCGAAGCGGAAAACCGAAAATGGACGATCATGGCACTTTTCGA TCTTCAGTTCGGACGCTGGAATTTGGATCCACCGAAGCCTGAAACGGCCttcattgaagatgaagtgGTCTCTGAAGTGGAAGGAGAGGAGGCGAAGCCTAAGGAGGAGTGA